The genomic DNA ATCACTGAGAGTACGTATAGAACGAATCTTTTCTTCGTCCAGATTTCTCACGACCTTAAATTTGAACTCATGTTCCAGAGCAACAACCAGATCAACACTGTCCAGACTATCAAGCCCCAGTTCATCGTATAATGTCGCCTCCGGGGTCAGATCCTCTTCTTTAAGTTCAAACTCCTCTATCAGGATCTTCTTTACTCGTTCCGCAATATCTTGTTCAGTCATTTCTGTTAATATACCTCCTTATAACCAGTATGGAGTTGATGCCT from Nitrospirota bacterium includes the following:
- a CDS encoding acyl carrier protein, producing MTEQDIAERVKKILIEEFELKEEDLTPEATLYDELGLDSLDSVDLVVALEHEFKFKVVRNLDEEKIRSIRTLSDIHRFIIEKQRALSQTSQ